One Anaerolineae bacterium DNA segment encodes these proteins:
- a CDS encoding TetR/AcrR family transcriptional regulator: MKNPPPVSLRETLLQVAMRRFVQQGYHGTSMRQIARDAGVSLSNIYNYFPGKEALFAAVLEAYHPYHDILPLLEQSSGERLEDFIRQAAQRIHEVLQQRSEVLHLMLIEIVEFQGRHTHAIYQALLPRIEALTRRLRDYPRLRSLPPMTMVRAFLGLLWADYLLTQGVGGAARASLDDLVTIFLYGVVQREPGDEVTP, translated from the coding sequence ATGAAAAACCCGCCCCCTGTCTCACTGCGGGAAACTTTGCTTCAGGTCGCCATGCGCCGCTTTGTGCAGCAAGGCTATCACGGCACATCCATGCGCCAGATCGCTCGCGACGCCGGGGTGAGCCTGAGCAACATCTACAACTATTTCCCCGGCAAAGAAGCCCTCTTTGCCGCCGTGCTGGAGGCGTATCACCCCTATCACGACATTTTGCCGTTGCTGGAGCAAAGCAGCGGGGAGCGGCTGGAGGATTTCATCCGCCAGGCGGCGCAGCGCATTCACGAGGTGTTGCAACAACGCTCCGAGGTGTTGCATCTGATGCTCATCGAAATCGTAGAGTTTCAGGGCCGTCATACCCACGCCATCTATCAGGCCCTTTTGCCCCGCATCGAGGCCCTGACCCGTCGCCTGCGTGACTATCCCCGCCTGCGGTCCCTGCCGCCGATGACCATGGTGCGGGCCTTTCTCGGCCTTTTGTGGGCCGATTATCTGCTGACCCAGGGCGTGGGCGGCGCGGCGCGGGCCTCTCTGGACGATCTGGTGACCATTTTCCTCTACGGTGTGGTTCAGCGCGAGCCCGGTGACGAGGTGACGCCATGA
- a CDS encoding ABC transporter permease: MSFYRLLSLIRKEVLQILRDPNTLFIAVMIPIVELFLLGYAATNDVRNVPLAVWDQDRGPAARALLDAFQAADYFRLAYVVDSGQALQDLLDAGRARAGLIIPPDYTDQIRTQGRAQVAFVLDGSDPTVAAKSLSAAELIGQAHATRIQSQRWQRMRGVVPQPPLEVRTQVWYNPDLKDAYFMVPGLIGVILSALSSVLTATAVVRERERGTIEQLIVTPIRPWELVVGKLIPYVFIAVVDTLEVLFIGSVWFKVPIRSPLMDILLLSGLFLISGLGVGLLASTLASTQQEAILMVWMTILPSIFLSGFFFPIEAMPKALQWLSYLFPLRYYLRIIRAQMLKGAPLSLLRGDIAALALFALVIMGAAAVRFRKRLD, from the coding sequence ATGAGTTTCTACCGGCTGCTTTCGCTCATTCGCAAAGAGGTGCTGCAAATTTTGCGCGATCCGAACACCCTCTTCATCGCGGTGATGATCCCTATTGTGGAGTTGTTCCTCCTGGGGTACGCGGCCACCAACGATGTGCGTAATGTGCCGCTGGCCGTGTGGGACCAGGACCGCGGCCCGGCCGCGCGGGCCTTGCTGGATGCCTTTCAGGCGGCCGATTATTTTCGCCTGGCCTATGTGGTGGACTCCGGGCAGGCGTTGCAGGACCTCTTGGATGCAGGCCGGGCCCGTGCCGGTCTGATCATCCCCCCGGATTACACCGATCAGATCCGCACCCAGGGGCGCGCTCAGGTGGCCTTTGTGCTGGATGGCTCGGACCCCACGGTGGCGGCCAAATCCCTCTCGGCGGCCGAACTCATCGGCCAAGCCCACGCCACGCGCATTCAGAGCCAGCGCTGGCAGAGGATGCGGGGCGTCGTCCCCCAGCCGCCTCTGGAGGTTCGTACCCAGGTCTGGTACAACCCCGATTTGAAAGATGCCTATTTCATGGTGCCCGGCCTCATCGGTGTTATTCTCTCGGCCCTTTCCTCGGTGCTCACGGCCACCGCCGTGGTGCGCGAGCGGGAGCGGGGCACCATCGAGCAACTCATCGTCACCCCCATCCGCCCCTGGGAACTGGTGGTGGGGAAACTCATCCCCTATGTATTCATCGCCGTGGTGGACACACTGGAAGTTCTCTTCATCGGGTCGGTGTGGTTCAAGGTGCCCATCCGCAGCCCCTTGATGGACATTTTGCTCCTTTCGGGGCTGTTTTTGATTTCCGGGTTGGGGGTGGGCCTGCTGGCATCCACCCTGGCGAGCACGCAGCAGGAGGCCATCCTCATGGTCTGGATGACCATTTTGCCGTCCATCTTTCTCTCGGGCTTTTTCTTCCCCATTGAGGCCATGCCCAAGGCCTTGCAGTGGCTGTCTTATCTGTTTCCTTTGCGCTATTACCTGCGGATCATCCGGGCGCAGATGCTCAAAGGGGCGCCCCTGTCGTTGTTGCGGGGCGACATTGCCGCGCTGGCCCTGTTTGCCCTGGTCATCATGGGCGCGGCGGCGGTGCGGTTCCGCAAGCGTCTGGATTAG
- a CDS encoding HlyD family efflux transporter periplasmic adaptor subunit: MRKTLRMVLIALIVLVGGGVVAYLGVVSGGKGDGHLRATGTVEAQEVAVGAELTGRVAEVLVSKGQQVHAGDLLFRLDDTLLQAQRREAEAALGTARAQVEVAQANLEAARLQAQIAEQQAHLAEQRQRLAPWLDNAPADFVQPLWYFTQEERLAAAQQEVEAARQAWEQEQQSLQAVLDLASSANLTQAEERLQRARQAYLAAKAVLDQAKASGDPSLQDQAQAQFDAALDELKAAQTAYDRLLTTKAAQDVLEARARLAVARERYDAALDRWYALQTGEHALSVQAARLAVQQAEKALAQAQAAVAQAQARLDLIDRQLEKTRVLAPTDGVVTALNVDPGEVLQAGATALTLGRLDRLTITVYIPEGKYGTLRLGDKATVTVDSFPGETFEAQVVYIAQQAEYTPRNVQTKEGRTTTVYAVELQVYDPAGKLKPGMPADVDFGVR, encoded by the coding sequence ATGCGAAAGACCCTGCGCATGGTGCTCATCGCCCTTATCGTGCTGGTGGGTGGGGGTGTGGTGGCGTATCTCGGCGTGGTGTCGGGAGGCAAGGGGGACGGCCACTTGAGGGCCACGGGGACGGTGGAGGCCCAGGAGGTGGCCGTTGGAGCCGAACTCACCGGTCGGGTGGCCGAGGTGCTGGTCAGCAAAGGCCAGCAGGTCCATGCTGGGGACCTGCTCTTTCGGCTGGACGACACCCTGCTTCAGGCCCAACGCCGGGAGGCCGAGGCGGCGTTGGGCACCGCCCGGGCTCAGGTGGAGGTGGCCCAAGCCAATCTGGAAGCGGCGCGCCTGCAGGCGCAGATCGCCGAGCAGCAGGCGCACTTAGCGGAGCAACGGCAGCGGTTGGCCCCCTGGTTGGACAACGCGCCGGCCGATTTCGTCCAACCTTTGTGGTACTTCACGCAGGAAGAGCGGTTGGCCGCTGCTCAGCAGGAGGTGGAGGCGGCCCGGCAGGCCTGGGAGCAGGAGCAGCAAAGCTTGCAGGCCGTGCTCGATTTGGCCAGCAGCGCCAACCTCACCCAGGCCGAGGAGCGCCTGCAGCGGGCCCGGCAGGCCTATCTGGCCGCCAAGGCGGTGCTCGACCAGGCCAAAGCCAGCGGCGACCCTTCCTTGCAGGATCAGGCGCAGGCCCAGTTCGATGCGGCGCTGGACGAACTGAAGGCGGCCCAGACGGCCTATGACCGTCTGCTCACCACCAAGGCGGCGCAGGATGTGCTGGAGGCCCGGGCGCGCCTGGCCGTGGCCCGGGAGCGGTATGACGCGGCGCTGGACCGGTGGTATGCCCTGCAAACGGGCGAGCACGCGTTGAGCGTGCAGGCCGCCCGCCTGGCCGTGCAACAGGCCGAAAAGGCGCTGGCCCAGGCCCAGGCTGCTGTGGCTCAGGCTCAGGCCCGGCTGGACCTCATTGACCGCCAGCTGGAGAAGACCAGGGTGTTGGCCCCCACCGATGGCGTGGTCACGGCGCTCAATGTGGATCCGGGTGAGGTGCTGCAGGCCGGCGCCACGGCGCTTACCCTGGGGCGGCTGGACCGGCTGACCATCACCGTGTACATCCCCGAAGGCAAATACGGCACCCTGCGCTTAGGCGATAAGGCCACGGTCACCGTGGATTCCTTCCCCGGCGAGACCTTCGAGGCGCAAGTGGTCTACATCGCTCAGCAGGCCGAGTACACGCCGCGCAATGTGCAGACCAAGGAGGGCCGCACCACCACGGTGTACGCCGTGGAACTGCAGGTGTACGACCCGGCGGGGAAACTGAAGCCCGGGATGCCGGCCGATGTGGATTTCGGCGTGCGCTGA
- a CDS encoding ABC transporter ATP-binding protein, producing MIQVEGLCKTFGPVQAVRGLSLTVGPGEIYGLIGPDGAGKTTTMRLICGALRPDAGRVVVAGHDVARHPDRARDEIGYLPQRFSLYEELTVLENLHFFAEVRGIPRRAWYRRSMEILEFVGLAPFVHRRAGHLSGGMKQKLGLAVALVHRPRVLLLDEPTNGVDPVTRQEFWQLLIRLMREEEVAILLSTPYMDEAARCTRVGLMLEGRLVVEDAPGALRDRLAGRVLELRGEPVHRWREVVQALAAVEAAYAFGDWLHLRLAPGASARQVQRQVRGLARRHPDLTLTRVREIRPGLEDVFLHLLMQREVGRDLERNA from the coding sequence ATGATCCAGGTGGAGGGGTTGTGCAAGACCTTTGGGCCGGTGCAGGCCGTGCGGGGTTTGTCCCTGACCGTGGGTCCGGGGGAGATTTACGGCCTCATCGGGCCGGACGGCGCGGGCAAGACCACCACCATGCGCCTGATTTGCGGCGCGTTGCGCCCCGACGCCGGGCGGGTGGTGGTGGCCGGGCATGATGTGGCCCGCCATCCCGACCGGGCGCGGGACGAAATCGGATACCTGCCCCAACGCTTCTCCCTGTACGAAGAACTGACCGTGTTGGAGAACCTGCACTTCTTCGCCGAGGTGCGGGGCATTCCCCGCCGGGCGTGGTATCGCCGCAGCATGGAGATCCTGGAGTTTGTGGGCCTGGCTCCGTTCGTCCACCGCCGGGCAGGCCACCTTTCGGGAGGGATGAAGCAGAAGTTGGGCCTGGCCGTGGCTCTGGTGCACCGCCCCCGGGTGCTGTTGCTGGACGAGCCCACCAATGGCGTGGACCCGGTCACCCGGCAGGAGTTCTGGCAGTTGCTCATCCGGCTCATGCGGGAGGAGGAGGTCGCCATTTTGTTGAGCACGCCTTACATGGACGAGGCGGCCCGCTGCACTCGGGTGGGGTTGATGCTGGAAGGCCGCCTGGTGGTGGAGGATGCGCCTGGGGCGCTGCGCGACCGCCTGGCCGGGCGGGTGCTGGAACTGCGAGGCGAACCGGTGCACCGCTGGCGCGAGGTGGTCCAGGCCCTGGCCGCCGTGGAGGCGGCTTACGCCTTTGGCGACTGGCTGCACCTGCGGCTGGCACCGGGGGCCTCGGCGCGGCAGGTGCAACGTCAGGTGCGCGGCCTGGCGCGGCGGCACCCCGACCTCACCCTGACGCGCGTCCGGGAAATCCGCCCGGGCTTGGAAGATGTGTTCCTGCACCTGCTCATGCAGCGGGAGGTGGGCCGTGACCTGGAACGCAACGCCTGA
- a CDS encoding ABC transporter ATP-binding protein gives MCSCTCSCSGRWAVTWNATPESAGPVVVARGLTRRFGDFVAVDHVSFEVYPGEVVGYLGPNGSGKTTTIRMLLGLLRPSEGEAWVLGHSVRTESEAIRQKVGYMSQRFALYDELTVYENLAFYAGVYGVRESSRLQEVCRWLGLHSLRDTQARALPVGWRQRLALAVAIIHQPQVLFLDEPTSGVDPSARRAFWDLIYDLTAQGMTAFVTTHYMDEAEYCHRVGIMRQGRLLAMDTPGALKEQALPGHAWDVFAHPLLAALATLEKVPGVLRVGLAGDHLRVVSRSEVSGGALRRALRQAGQRVERVLEVEPSLEDVFLALAG, from the coding sequence ATGTGTTCCTGCACCTGCTCATGCAGCGGGAGGTGGGCCGTGACCTGGAACGCAACGCCTGAATCCGCGGGACCTGTGGTGGTGGCCCGAGGGTTGACCCGCCGTTTTGGGGATTTTGTGGCGGTGGACCATGTGTCCTTTGAAGTCTACCCCGGCGAGGTGGTGGGCTATTTGGGGCCCAATGGGTCGGGAAAGACCACCACTATTCGTATGTTGCTGGGGTTGCTTCGCCCCAGCGAGGGAGAGGCCTGGGTGCTGGGGCATTCGGTGCGCACGGAGTCCGAGGCCATCCGCCAGAAAGTGGGGTACATGTCGCAGCGTTTTGCCCTCTACGATGAACTGACGGTGTACGAAAATCTGGCCTTTTACGCCGGGGTGTACGGTGTGCGGGAGTCTTCCCGTTTGCAGGAGGTGTGCCGCTGGTTGGGGTTGCACTCGCTGCGCGATACTCAGGCGCGCGCCTTGCCTGTGGGCTGGCGGCAGCGCCTGGCTCTGGCGGTGGCCATCATTCATCAGCCCCAGGTGCTCTTTCTGGATGAGCCCACCAGTGGCGTGGATCCTTCCGCCCGTCGGGCTTTCTGGGATTTGATTTACGACCTGACCGCGCAAGGGATGACGGCCTTCGTGACCACCCACTACATGGATGAGGCCGAGTATTGCCATCGGGTGGGGATCATGCGTCAGGGGCGTCTGCTGGCCATGGACACCCCCGGCGCCCTCAAGGAGCAGGCGCTGCCCGGTCACGCCTGGGATGTGTTCGCCCACCCCCTTCTGGCTGCTCTGGCCACTCTGGAAAAGGTGCCCGGCGTGTTGCGCGTGGGTCTGGCGGGGGATCACCTGCGGGTAGTGTCCCGCTCCGAGGTTTCGGGGGGCGCGTTGCGCCGGGCGCTTCGTCAGGCCGGGCAGCGCGTTGAGCGGGTGCTCGAGGTGGAGCCCAGCCTGGAGGATGTGTTCCTCGCCCTGGCCGGTTGA
- a CDS encoding FAD-dependent oxidoreductase, producing the protein MMNANRTVYDVLIVGAGPGGSTLARLLALQGQRVALVDKARFPRPKTCGDGLTPRAVRTLRHLGLEHRVAAGGHQVRRARLYAGPDLEVTAPFTALPQELPPYGWVVPRERLDQRLLEAALEAGAHFFPNEPIARIDRQAPHSVAWGRQGRPWRARWVVIATGASTGLLRRSGFLSQAPTTLPRPAATGKAWPTWMTLWSSSSCPKSLTATPGSFP; encoded by the coding sequence ATGATGAACGCGAACCGGACAGTCTACGATGTCCTCATCGTCGGCGCCGGGCCGGGGGGCAGCACCCTGGCCCGGCTTCTGGCCCTCCAGGGACAGCGCGTGGCCCTGGTGGACAAAGCCCGCTTTCCCCGCCCCAAGACCTGCGGCGACGGTCTGACGCCCCGCGCCGTGCGCACCCTGCGCCACTTAGGGCTGGAGCATCGGGTCGCCGCAGGGGGGCATCAGGTGCGCCGCGCCCGCCTTTACGCCGGCCCCGACTTGGAAGTCACCGCCCCCTTCACCGCGTTGCCCCAGGAACTCCCGCCTTACGGCTGGGTGGTGCCCCGGGAACGCCTCGACCAGCGCCTGCTCGAGGCGGCGCTCGAGGCCGGGGCCCATTTCTTCCCCAACGAACCCATTGCCCGCATCGACCGCCAGGCCCCCCACAGCGTGGCCTGGGGGCGCCAGGGGCGCCCCTGGCGGGCCCGCTGGGTGGTGATCGCCACCGGGGCTTCCACCGGCCTACTGCGCCGCTCGGGCTTTCTGTCCCAAGCCCCCACGACATTGCCGCGGCCCGCGGCTACTGGGAAAGCGTGGCCGACCTGGATGACGCTCTGGAGTTCTTCTTCCTGCCCGAAATCCCTCACGGCTACGCCTGGGTCTTTCCCGTAG
- the holA gene encoding DNA polymerase III subunit delta — protein MAEPRPVLYLLHGEDEQARREVVQSLKARLGDATVAAMNYLRLEKQDALLDAWRDIALTAPFLASRRIVHLVNPAWPGKNQQQALLRLLENLPPTTAVIVEFEHPLKERHWLLAWATAHPQKAWVRRTERPKGPAMARWILQQAREEGGQMTPQAAQVLADQVGDDTTLALQELRKLLAFVNYSRPVDVDDVLEVAVTASHPDIFRMVDALGRGDSRTALRELHDLLARTEPPLLWGMVVRQFRLLLLTRAALDQGIPPRDLPKALGVPPFVARKLTQQVGRFNLATLKRIHRALLNIDRQRKTGETDLVTALDTLFASLGAPGRARAASATRRP, from the coding sequence GTGGCTGAACCCCGCCCTGTCCTCTACCTCCTTCACGGCGAAGACGAGCAGGCGCGCCGCGAGGTGGTGCAAAGCCTGAAAGCCCGCTTAGGCGATGCCACCGTGGCCGCCATGAACTACCTGCGCCTGGAAAAGCAGGACGCCCTCTTGGACGCCTGGCGGGACATCGCCCTGACAGCCCCCTTCCTGGCCTCCCGGCGCATCGTCCACCTGGTCAACCCCGCCTGGCCGGGCAAAAACCAACAGCAGGCCCTGCTGCGCCTGCTCGAAAACCTGCCCCCCACCACGGCGGTGATCGTCGAATTCGAGCATCCTTTGAAAGAGCGCCACTGGCTGCTCGCCTGGGCCACGGCACACCCCCAAAAAGCCTGGGTGCGCCGCACCGAACGCCCCAAGGGGCCGGCCATGGCGCGCTGGATCCTGCAGCAGGCCCGGGAAGAGGGCGGTCAGATGACGCCCCAGGCCGCCCAGGTGCTGGCCGACCAGGTGGGGGACGACACCACCTTAGCGCTCCAGGAACTGCGCAAACTGCTGGCCTTTGTCAACTACAGCCGCCCTGTGGATGTGGACGATGTGCTGGAGGTGGCCGTCACCGCCTCGCATCCCGACATCTTCCGCATGGTGGACGCCCTGGGCCGCGGCGATAGCCGCACGGCCCTGCGGGAACTCCACGATTTGCTGGCCCGCACCGAACCGCCGTTGCTCTGGGGGATGGTGGTGCGCCAGTTTCGTTTGCTGCTGCTCACCCGCGCAGCGCTGGATCAGGGCATCCCGCCGCGTGACCTGCCCAAAGCGCTGGGGGTGCCCCCCTTCGTGGCCCGCAAGCTCACCCAGCAAGTGGGCCGCTTCAACCTGGCCACCCTGAAGCGCATTCACCGCGCCCTGCTGAACATCGATCGCCAACGGAAAACCGGGGAAACCGACTTGGTGACCGCCCTGGATACGCTCTTCGCCTCCTTAGGAGCGCCGGGGCGTGCTCGCGCGGCCTCCGCCACCCGGCGGCCGTAA
- the guaA gene encoding glutamine-hydrolyzing GMP synthase produces MPAHDTLIVLDFGSQYAQLIARRLREAGVYAELFPWNAPAEEVLALRPKGFVLSGGPASVYEPGAPQVPKYVWESGQPVLGICYGMQALTHALGGKVAPAPQKEYGPATLHLLRPNPLIPPGEHRVWMSHGDRIETLPPGFVTLARTANSPIAAMGDLKRRYFGVQFHPEVHHTPIGREMLRRFAVDICGAQPTWTPANIIAESVEAIRAQVGDALVLAAVSGGVDSTVAAALVHRAVGDQLTAVFVDTGLLRANEREQVEQALREQMHIRLMVVDAAEEFFTALRGVTDPEEKRRIIGETFIRVFERTARQVGEPPFLVQGTIYPDVIESRAPERAQAAHIKSHHNVGGLPPDMRFELVEPLRYLFKDEVRRIGEALGLPKSLVWRQPFPGPGLAVRCLGEITPQRLARLRAADAIFTTELAQAGFFRQRAEDPEESFVAQAFAVLLPVRSVGVMGDYRTYDEVIALRAVTTSDFMTADWARLPHDLLAKVASRIVNEVDGVNRVVYDITSKPPGTIEWE; encoded by the coding sequence ATGCCTGCTCACGACACCCTGATTGTGCTGGATTTCGGTTCCCAATACGCCCAGCTCATCGCGCGGCGGCTGCGCGAGGCAGGGGTGTACGCCGAACTCTTCCCCTGGAACGCCCCGGCCGAGGAAGTGCTGGCGCTGCGGCCCAAAGGCTTCGTGCTCTCCGGCGGTCCGGCCTCGGTGTACGAGCCCGGCGCGCCCCAGGTGCCCAAGTATGTGTGGGAAAGCGGTCAGCCCGTGCTGGGCATCTGCTACGGGATGCAGGCCCTGACCCACGCCCTGGGCGGCAAAGTGGCCCCGGCGCCTCAAAAGGAGTACGGCCCGGCCACCCTGCACCTCTTGCGGCCCAACCCCCTCATCCCTCCGGGAGAGCACCGCGTCTGGATGTCCCACGGCGACCGTATCGAGACCCTGCCCCCGGGCTTCGTGACCCTGGCCCGCACCGCCAACAGCCCTATCGCCGCCATGGGCGACCTGAAACGCCGCTACTTCGGCGTGCAGTTTCACCCCGAAGTGCACCACACTCCCATCGGCCGCGAGATGCTGCGACGCTTTGCCGTGGACATTTGCGGCGCCCAACCCACCTGGACCCCGGCCAACATCATCGCCGAGAGCGTGGAAGCCATCCGGGCCCAGGTGGGAGACGCCCTGGTGCTGGCCGCTGTCAGCGGCGGGGTGGATTCCACCGTGGCCGCCGCCCTGGTGCACCGCGCCGTGGGCGACCAACTCACCGCCGTGTTCGTGGATACCGGCCTGTTGCGCGCCAACGAACGGGAGCAGGTGGAGCAGGCCCTGCGCGAGCAAATGCACATCCGCCTGATGGTGGTGGACGCCGCCGAGGAATTCTTCACCGCCCTGCGCGGCGTCACCGACCCGGAGGAAAAACGGCGCATCATCGGCGAGACCTTCATCCGCGTTTTCGAGCGCACCGCCCGCCAGGTGGGCGAACCGCCCTTTCTGGTCCAGGGCACCATCTACCCCGATGTCATCGAATCCCGCGCGCCGGAGCGCGCCCAGGCCGCCCACATCAAAAGCCACCACAATGTGGGGGGGCTGCCCCCGGACATGCGCTTTGAACTGGTCGAGCCATTGCGTTACCTGTTCAAAGACGAAGTGCGGCGCATCGGCGAAGCCCTGGGGCTGCCCAAAAGCCTGGTCTGGCGGCAGCCCTTCCCTGGCCCGGGGCTGGCCGTGCGTTGTCTGGGTGAAATCACCCCCCAGCGGCTGGCCAGACTACGCGCCGCCGACGCCATCTTCACCACCGAACTGGCACAGGCCGGGTTCTTCCGCCAGCGGGCCGAAGACCCCGAAGAGAGCTTCGTCGCCCAGGCCTTCGCCGTGCTGCTCCCGGTGCGCTCGGTGGGGGTGATGGGCGATTACCGCACCTACGACGAGGTGATCGCCCTGCGCGCCGTGACCACCAGCGACTTCATGACCGCCGACTGGGCCCGCCTGCCCCATGACCTGCTGGCCAAAGTGGCCTCCCGCATCGTCAACGAAGTTGACGGCGTGAACCGGGTGGTGTACGATATCACCAGCAAGCCCCCCGGCACCATCGAATGGGAATGA
- a CDS encoding serine/threonine protein kinase → MASTSREPPYLEETATFRYNHLAMDWTDERPILAQRYRLLQRLGRGGMAEVFRAHDLTLERTVAVKVLRAEYARRPAFRQRFHQEAKAAANLIHPNIVTVYDFGYDGERLFIVMEYVPGGTLAQRIRQAGRIPVQEALRLMVQACAGVGFAHRAGLVHCDIKPQNFLVTPSGRLKVADFGIARALASIHEGERQEVVWGSPQYMAPEVTRGMPPTAAADVYGLGVVLYQMLTGRLPFIADEPRELLRQHLETHPIPPQAFNPDLPPELEQVILTVLSKEPSRRYRTADQMGRVLLRFLREEDRRRSERTFVAPAAMGRLGRDLAASLSEAQGRLAGRRASPQGGAGEEPWSIDWPTLGLALLATLAVGGLVPLWLYVYLLYTR, encoded by the coding sequence TTGGCCAGCACAAGCCGCGAGCCCCCTTACCTGGAAGAAACGGCCACTTTCCGTTACAATCATCTTGCCATGGACTGGACCGACGAACGTCCCATTCTGGCTCAACGTTACCGCCTGCTGCAGCGCCTGGGGCGCGGCGGGATGGCCGAGGTGTTTCGCGCCCACGATTTGACGCTGGAGCGCACGGTGGCGGTCAAGGTGTTGCGCGCCGAATATGCGCGCCGCCCGGCTTTTCGCCAGCGCTTTCATCAGGAGGCCAAGGCGGCGGCCAACTTGATCCACCCCAACATCGTCACGGTCTATGACTTTGGCTACGACGGCGAACGGTTGTTCATCGTGATGGAGTATGTGCCCGGAGGGACGCTGGCCCAGCGCATCCGGCAGGCGGGGCGGATTCCCGTCCAGGAGGCGCTGCGCCTGATGGTGCAGGCCTGCGCTGGGGTGGGGTTTGCCCATCGGGCTGGGCTGGTGCATTGCGATATCAAGCCACAAAACTTCCTGGTGACCCCCAGCGGCCGGCTCAAGGTGGCCGACTTCGGCATCGCGCGGGCGTTGGCCTCGATTCACGAAGGGGAGCGCCAGGAGGTGGTCTGGGGTTCGCCGCAGTACATGGCCCCTGAGGTGACCAGGGGCATGCCGCCCACGGCGGCCGCGGATGTCTACGGTCTGGGTGTGGTGCTGTATCAGATGTTGACCGGTCGGTTGCCTTTCATCGCCGACGAGCCCCGGGAATTGCTCCGGCAGCATCTGGAGACCCATCCCATCCCGCCGCAGGCCTTCAATCCCGATCTGCCGCCGGAACTGGAGCAGGTGATTTTGACGGTGTTGTCCAAGGAGCCTTCCCGGCGGTACCGTACCGCCGACCAGATGGGCCGGGTGTTGCTGCGTTTTTTGCGCGAAGAGGATCGCCGGCGCAGCGAGCGCACCTTCGTGGCTCCCGCCGCCATGGGCCGGCTGGGGCGGGACCTGGCGGCCTCACTGAGCGAGGCGCAGGGACGCCTCGCGGGGCGGAGGGCGTCCCCGCAAGGGGGCGCTGGAGAAGAGCCCTGGTCCATTGACTGGCCTACCCTGGGATTGGCTTTGCTGGCCACCCTGGCCGTCGGTGGGCTGGTGCCCCTTTGGTTGTATGTCTATCTGCTCTATACCCGTTGA
- a CDS encoding ribulose-phosphate 3-epimerase gives MTKQALLLAPSILSADFACLGEAIAEAERYGADWIHVDVMDGHFVPNLTIGPPVVAAIRRVTALPLDVHLMITPPEPMLKAFAEAGADYLTVHVEATPHIHRALQQIRALGCRPGVSLNPGTPASAIGPVLHLVDLVLVMSVNPGFGGQRFLPEVLPKVRRIRERLDEVNPEALVSIDGGINASTLPLAREAGAQVFVAGSAVFGHPEGVRGGLAALRGALTAEVR, from the coding sequence ATGACGAAACAGGCGTTGTTGCTGGCTCCATCGATTCTCTCGGCCGATTTCGCGTGTTTGGGGGAGGCCATTGCCGAAGCCGAACGCTACGGTGCGGATTGGATCCATGTGGATGTGATGGACGGGCACTTTGTGCCCAACCTGACGATTGGCCCGCCCGTGGTGGCGGCCATCCGGCGCGTCACGGCCCTGCCGCTGGATGTGCACTTGATGATCACGCCTCCGGAGCCTATGTTGAAAGCCTTCGCGGAGGCCGGGGCGGATTATCTGACCGTGCATGTGGAGGCCACGCCGCACATTCATCGTGCGTTGCAGCAAATCCGGGCGTTGGGCTGTCGACCCGGGGTGTCGCTGAATCCCGGCACGCCAGCGTCGGCCATCGGACCGGTGCTTCATCTGGTGGATCTGGTGTTGGTGATGTCGGTCAATCCGGGGTTTGGGGGGCAACGTTTTCTCCCCGAGGTGTTGCCCAAAGTGCGGCGCATCCGCGAGCGACTGGACGAGGTCAACCCCGAGGCGCTGGTGTCCATTGACGGCGGGATCAACGCCTCCACGCTGCCGTTGGCGCGGGAGGCCGGGGCGCAGGTGTTCGTGGCCGGTTCGGCGGTGTTCGGGCACCCGGAGGGGGTGCGGGGTGGGTTGGCCGCCCTGCGAGGGGCGCTCACTGCTGAGGTCCGATAA
- the rpmB gene encoding 50S ribosomal protein L28 has protein sequence MAKCEICGKKTTFGLNRPWSKKSTPRTFRPNLQKVTLWENGRKVRKTVCTRCLRTLSKTPKVKA, from the coding sequence ATGGCAAAGTGTGAGATTTGTGGCAAGAAGACCACCTTCGGGCTGAACCGCCCCTGGTCCAAGAAATCCACGCCGCGGACCTTCCGCCCCAACCTGCAGAAGGTCACGCTCTGGGAAAACGGGCGCAAGGTGCGCAAGACCGTGTGCACCCGCTGCCTGCGAACCCTGTCCAAGACCCCGAAAGTCAAAGCCTAA
- a CDS encoding Asp23/Gls24 family envelope stress response protein, giving the protein MTRQSEKTPLGHIYISPRAIATIAHRAVLRSYGVVGLAPKNVVQGLAQAIVHDPLQGVDVRYQDDVIEIDLYIVVQYGTRIAAVANSAANVVRYEVEKATGLPVRAVNVHIRGLKINGEEQEER; this is encoded by the coding sequence ATGACGCGACAATCGGAAAAGACCCCTCTGGGCCACATTTACATCTCCCCGCGGGCCATTGCCACCATCGCCCATCGGGCGGTGTTGCGCTCGTACGGCGTGGTGGGCCTGGCCCCCAAGAATGTGGTGCAGGGCCTGGCGCAGGCCATCGTCCACGACCCCTTGCAGGGGGTGGATGTGCGGTATCAGGACGATGTCATTGAGATCGATCTCTACATTGTGGTGCAGTACGGGACGCGCATCGCGGCCGTGGCCAACAGCGCGGCCAATGTGGTGCGGTATGAGGTGGAAAAGGCCACCGGACTGCCTGTGCGGGCGGTGAATGTCCACATTCGCGGGTTGAAGATTAACGGGGAGGAACAAGAGGAAAGGTAA